Within Phoenix dactylifera cultivar Barhee BC4 unplaced genomic scaffold, palm_55x_up_171113_PBpolish2nd_filt_p 002186F, whole genome shotgun sequence, the genomic segment AAAGCAGGTAGTACAACTTGACTCTTTGTGATTGGTTCTATTAGGAATCTCCAGGACAACGTCGTCGTCGTTCTTGTCGGAGATGAACAAATGTTGTTCACACTGTATTTACCGACAAATTATACTTTAAACCATGTACACCAGCGGAGCCATACGCCACGTCAATCAATTTGTCTTCTTTCTGTAGTCCGTCGACCATATGGTGCATGTAGtgtgaaatataatttttcgtGTTTTCCATCAATCACGGCTGGAGTCGGAGATAAAAGATTGCAAAGCAGCACATCTTGAGATAGTTGACGACAAGCTATTCAGAACTGTATTAGTCTTCTGCAGTGCAAAATACGTATTATAAATGATTTAAATTCTAGATATCTAGGGATCGACAGCTTTTCTTTCCATGAGCTTGCAGTTGGCTAAAGAGTAAAGTACATTTTAATATTTCAATCTCTATACTTAACCTAGCGGTAGCCTACTCTTGAATTGAGGTTTGTATCCAACACCTGTGCTTTGTTTTGGAACATATGTATAACTTGGGCTCTCCGTTCGCaacattatttaaataatatttatttttatataaaattatataaaaatataaacagTGGCAGGTTCGAGCGCTGAGGaagcagaaaaataaaaatataacctgCCAATTATCGTAAAGTAATCGGCAGAATGGCACCTTTGTCGATTCCCGCTAAACCGCTGTGCGGTCAAAATGATGACTTGACGTTAATTTATTTAGGGAATTGTCTCTTTCTAAAGAAACGTGGTCCATTGAAAGGGTAAAAAaactgtaacaacccaggatctcacccaaaatggctagccggaagttattatttgggttccttgatcctgtataagtacccaagatctacccagcgaataaccgatgtgggactaaacacacgcccgcacggatcctcacatactccccccgttcaagccctgacgtcctcgtcaggctaagggttcatatctattcaaatctaatcataaacaccacaattggcccgtggtcagcctcaaTGGATCTGTGCTACCAATGTCCCcggtccacataggttatagggcagggtcgctctgataccatttgtaacaacccaggacctcacccaaaatggctagccggaagttattattttgggttccttgatcctgtataagtacccaagatctatccaacgaataaccgatgtgggactaaacacacgcccgcacgtgATCCTCACAATAATTGGGGGACATTGCAGCACGGTATCCATGAGGCTGACCACggaccaatcgtggtgtttatgattagatttaaagatatgaacccttagcctgacgaggacgtcagggcttgaacggggggagtatgtgaggatccgtgcgggcgtgtgtttagtcccacatcggttattcgctgggtagatcttgggtacttatacaggatcaaggaacccaaatataacttccggctagccattttgggtgagatcctgggttgttacaaatggtatcagagcggacccggcccataacctatgtggactgggGGGACatttgcagcacggatccattgaggCTGACCACGGGGCAATCGGGTgttttatgattagatttgaaatagatagaacccttagcctgacgaggacgtcagggcttgaacggggggagtatgtgaggatccgtgcgggcgtgtgtttagtcccacatcggttattcgctggtagatcttgggtacttaatacaggatcaaggaaccaaataataacttccggctagccattttggggtgagatcctgggttgttacaaatggtacagagcggacccggcccataacctatatggactGGGGGGAcattgcagcacggatccattgaggctaaccacgggccaatcgtggtgtttatgattagatttgaatagatatgaacccttagcctgaacgaggacgtcagggcttgaacggggggagtatgtgaggatccgtgcgggcgtgtgtttagtccccacagtcggttattcgctggggtAGATCTtggggtacttatacaggatcaaggaacccaaataataacttccggctagccattttgagtgAGATCCAGGGTTGTTACAAAACAAAGCCAACTGGGGTGCTAGCTCAGTGAAAACTGGGCCATTACTTTCACCCCGTGCGGTCtgagttcgaaacgcacggacgtcgattaaataTGGAGATCGAATGCTCCCTGCTCGGACACATGGGACGGGAGGGCTTATTGGTCCGCTGATAGCCTCGGTGATGCCGGGCGTGACGTACTCACAAGGAGAGTTCGTGCCGGAGCTCAGAGAAGCAACCGAGCAGGACCCACGAGTGGGGAGGGTATAAGTGAAAAGAGCTGGcatgcccaacacacggtcagttctgcccgcatcgaacactcTTCTGGCGGGGTTGGGGCTCAGTGGGGACTGCTACGCAGAGGTGGGCTTTTCCCTTTCTCCCCTTCCCTAAttctaaggaaaaaaaaaaactcccattcaaagaaaaagtttttttttatatctaaaagaaattaaatgaaaaataaaaaataattaattacctCTTTTTAAATGATTTGATGCAACTGTTTACTAATTAAAACTAATAATATtttaacaaaaacagaaaaattaataataataacgaTAATACTAatagtattttgataaaaatatgttttagtaaaaaaacaataacatttttttgaatattttaataataataataataatcgatattaatatatgaactaaattaatatattatttcgAAATAATTATGTAATTagcagaaaataatattttaagggTTTCTGCAAATGACGGTCGCCAGCTTTTTTCCACGCTACGTCGCCATAATTCCTTGGCAAAATGCTTCCTAGTCTTTTTACGTCCATGTCAATGATGTCAGTGCAGTCGTTGTTCATTTTCGTTAATTAATATCCGGATTCGAGTGGCTATTTTCAATATTATTAACTATCCCCCGGAGCCAATGGATTTCCACTGGGCCAATAActccaaaaaaattatatatatctaCTAAAGAACCGGACTCGCACTGCCTTTAAAAACCCCTCGCATTCCTCTGCcacccccaccaccaccaccaccctcaATGGAATCATCGGTCCCCTTGTACTCATCATCCTATCTTTTGCTCCTACTTCTCCcatccctctccctcctccttcctcctccacaAGCAACAGCTTCTCCACTATCCGAGGCCACAGCTCTCCTCCACTGgaaatccactctccaagaccccTCACGAGCTCTCCGCTCATGGGCCGCCCTCCACAACTCCACCACCACCTCCCCATGCTCATGGCTCGGCATCACATGCACCAGCTCCCGCATCACCAAGCTCAGCCTCCCGCGAGCCGGCCTTGTCGGCACCCTCGACGCCTCGATTTCTCCGCCCTTCCCTCCCTCGCCGTGCTCAACCCTCCGTCGCAACTTCCTCGCCGGCGCCATCCCTGCGGCCGTCGCCAACCTCTCGGGCCTCGTCTCGCTCGACCTCTCCCACAACCGCCTCTCTGGCGGCCTCCCCGCCTCGctcgccaccctctccctcctcgtAAAACTCGACCTCTCTGCTAACGAGCTCACCGGAAAAATCATTCCAGCCCTCTTCGCCAATTGGACTAGACTCACCTACCTTCAACTCCAACAAAATCAGCTCACTGGAAACATCCCGACCGAAATCCGCCACCTTTCTAATCTCCGTATCCTTCGTCTATTTTGACAACCAACTACGTGGCTCCATACCTCGTGAACTAGGCGATCTCAGGAGTTTGGTCCAACTAGATTTGAATTCCAACAACCTCACCGGCTCCATTCCTCGATCCCTAGGCAACCTAACAAGGCTGGCCATACTGCGTCTCTCTTATAACCAAATCTCCGGCAACCTTCCTCATGAACTAGGCAACTTGTCCAACCTTGGCGTCTTGTCCCTGTTCACAAACCAGCTCTCCGGACCCATCCCTCATGAGATAGGGGGCCTCCAAAGCCTCGAGCTGCTTGGCCTGAGCCAAAACAGACTCCACCGGTCCCATTCCGCCGTCCATCGGCAATCTGAGCCAGCTGTTTATTTTGTATGTAACCAAAACCAGATCTCCGGTGGGCTTCCACCAGAGCTGGGAAAGCTTGCGAATTTAGAAAATGTGCATTTCGCATATAATCTTCTGACAGGTTCCATTCCTTCCAGCTTAGGAAACTTGACCCAGCTAAACCACTTGTACCTCCTATTCAATCAATTAACTGGTCCCATCCCCCGTGAATTAGGGAAGCTGGAGAACCTGGAGGTCCTGATGCTCTACAACAACTCTCTGACGGGCTCCATTCCTTCCAGTTTCCAAAAGTTGACCCAGCTACAAGTTCTGTACGTCGGCATGAACCAGATATCTGGGTCCATCCCTTCTTATCTCGGAAACCTGACCACGCTTCAATCCTTGTCTTTTTACGGCAATCAGATCTCAGGAACCATCCCACATGAACTGGGAAATCTAGTGAACTTGACTGATCTGATAGTTTCCAGCAACCAGATCTCGGGTTCGATCCCGACATCTTTATGCAACTTGACTCGCCTATCAGACCTCGAGGtcttcgaaaatcaattatccgGTCCTTTG encodes:
- the LOC120109434 gene encoding probable leucine-rich repeat receptor-like protein kinase At1g35710; this encodes MESSVPLYSSSYLLLLLLPSLSLLLPPPQATASPLSEATALLHWKSTLQDPSRALRSWAALHNSTTTSPCSWLGITCTSSRITKLSLPRAGLVGTLDASISPPFPPSPCSTLRRNFLAGAIPAAVANLSGLVSLDLSHNRLSGGLPASLATLSLLVKLDLSANELTGKIIPALFADLRSLVQLDLNSNNLTGSIPRSLGNLTRLAILRLSYNQISGNLPHELGNLSNLGVLSLFTNQLSGPIPHEIGGLQSLELLGLSQNRLHRSHSAVHRQSEPAVYFVCNQNQISGGLPPELGKLANLENVHFAYNLLTGSIPSSLGNLTQLNHLYLLFNQLTGPIPRELGKLENLEVLMLYNNSLTGSIPSSFQKLTQLQVLYVGMNQISGSIPSYLGNLTTLQSLSFYGNQISGTIPHELGNLVNLTDLIVSSNQISGSIPTSLCNLTRLSDLEVFENQLSGPLPREMANLTSMVNLQLGYNNFSGFLPSDLFKGGQLQWLSMINTHFEGPVPQSLRNYLDLIDLSYNRLYGELSANWGACRNLTTLHMSGNMIGGKIPPELGRLPHLASLDVSSNQLFGEIPRELLRLALLELNLSNNQLSGVIPLEIGNLYSMTALDLSMNSFTGAIPKQLGGCTRLRILKLSMNGLNGSLHSRSGIL